The Stegostoma tigrinum isolate sSteTig4 chromosome 41, sSteTig4.hap1, whole genome shotgun sequence nucleotide sequence AGGCCAGCATTAAACCAGAAGGATGAGCTTGCAATATTCTAACCCCTTCAACCTGGCCTGTGCTCCTAACAATGCCAACCCTAGTCTCACCTTTTTGCCCTGCTGCTGAGGTATCCTTTGGGGAGAGGATGGGTGGTAGTGACTGCGGGAGAGCTGAGATTGTCCAAAAGGGTTTCCTGGACTAAACACAGAGCTGTCAGACAGATGGAAAAAAGACAATCAGAATCAGTGGCTTTACTGACAGCTTAAAAACCATTTACCAACACTGTGATGTTCACGGAAACCCCAAAACTGATCACTGATACCAATCCTGAAACTGAGAGAGAAATGGCCCTCTCACACCACTCCAAAACTGTGTCACTCCACGTGTCTGAgtctgttgtctctgactctctctctctctctctctctcccccaccgtCCGTTTCTGACTAGTTCTCCCTGATTATCTCCGTCTGATTATGTCTTAAATATGTTAATATTAATAATCTGATTCACCCCTACTCTGACTCTCAGATTATACAGTGTTATACTTTGTGATTATATTATTGATAATCACTGACTCACTTCTACTCTGTCTCTTTGATTATATATTTATAAACATAGTATTACATTGTGAGATTATCTCAttggtcatagagtcagagttgtacagtatggaaacagatcctttggtgtgatttgtccatgctgaccagacatcctaaattaatctaattcaatttgccagcatttggatcaTATCCATCTAACCTTTTCTAatcatgccttttaaatattgtaattgtatcggCCTCCCCCACTTTCTTTGggagcttattccatacatgcaccaccttctgactGGAAAAGCTGCTCCTTtagtcccttttcaatctttcctctctcacctcaaacctatgccatttagttttggactccccgaccccagTGACAAGACAGTGCcttttcaccttatccatgcccctcagaattttataaacatcaataaggTAACCCCCTAAGCCTCTGaggcttcagggaaaatagccccagcctggtagcaacatccttgtaaatcttttctgaaccctctcaagtttcacaacattttcctatagcagggagaccagaactgcacacagcattccaaaagtggccctaaccaacgtcctgtgcaGCCGCAAtctgaccctcccaactcctttactcaaaggagtaaaggcaagcataccaaataccttctccaccaacctgtctacctgcgactccgcCTTCAGGGAAATATGAGCCTGCTCCTCAAGGTCTCTTGGTTCagcacactccccaggaccttatcattaagtgtataagtgctGCTCTGATTTGTctgtccaaaatgcaacacctcatttgTCAAAATTAAACTCATCTCCCACTCCCTGGCCTATCtcatcaagatcctgttgtactgtgaggtaaccttcttcactgtccactacatctccaattttggcatcatctacaaacttactaatcgcaTTTCCTATTGTTTACACCTCTGAATAACTTCTaggctatctctctctctctaactgtATGGTATATACATGGTGTTATGTTATTGATTATATGATTAAGAATGATTATATATTATTGACAATCTCTGATTCACCTCCACTCCATTTCTAGATGAGTGCTTTCATTATGTGAAGAATAATGCTTACATGATCACAAtattagaacagagaacatagaacaatacagcgcagaacaggcccttcggccctcgatgttgcgccgacctgtgaactaatctaagcccctgcccccacactatcccatcattatccatatgcttatccaaggactgtttaaatgcccctcatgtggctgagttaactacattggcaggcagggcgttccacatccttaccactctctgagtaaagaacctgcctctgacatctgtcttaaatctatcacccctcaatttgtagctatgcccccttgtataagctgaagtcatcatcctcggaaaaagactctcactgtccaccctgtctaatcctctgatcatcttgtatgtctctattaaatcccttcgtagcctccttctctccaatgagaactgacccaaTATTAATAACCTCTGATTCACCTCCACTCTTTTCTACAGTATATAATAGTCTAATTACATTAAGTGATGGTTATAAACTATTAAAAATATCTGGTTAATTGTGCTATGTCACAGTTTGTAGTTAAATATTATATACATGGTGTTATATGATATGATTGCTACCCTCTGATTAAGCTCCACTGTCTCTACAATATAGTGTTGTCATTACATAAGGAAGATGGCTACACAATACTCAATGACTGATTaacttctgtctgtctctctaatTGTATAGTATTACGTGATGTTATATTATTGATATGAACAAGAATGAGTATACAATATTATTGAGAAGCTGATCCAACCCCACTCTGTCCTATACCATACAATTATATTTATACCCATGATTATGTTACATAACATTATTAATCTCTGATTAACTTCTACTCTCTCTAATTATATATTATTGATAACCTCTGATCAGCTtctactgtctctctctctctaattgtgcagtgtgtatatatatatatatatatatatatatccctatatatatataaaatacatatacacacgcacacacacacctatacatATATagacatatatatatacacacatacatggTGCTATATTATTCATATAAGAATGAGCATATAATAATATTGAGAATCTGTTTCAACCCAAATGTCTCTATATTATAGTGATGTGATTATATTAAGAATGATGATTACGTTATATAACACTAATAATCTATGATTAATTTACACACGAATTAAATATTATACACATGGCGTTATATATGATTGGTAACCTCTGAATCAGCTCCACTCTATCTGTACATTATATAGTGCGGTCACTACATTAATAATCATGTAACATTGAAAATTGCTAATTACTTTGAACTGTTTCTCTCTAATTAAATACTATAAACCGAGGGCTATGCTGTATAACACTTCAGACCCTCTTTGATTCACCTCCACTTGGAATCCTCCATTTTCCCGCCGCCTTCAACGGTCACGGAGGAGGCGGGGCACATCTCATTGGACGCCAGGTGGAGGGCGGGGCTAGATACAAGACGGACAGGGCTACAGCCAATAGGAAACAGGAACGGTACCGCGTGACAGGATGGGATGAGAATTGACGTAAAAACAAGGAGGGCCGTCGGAGCCGGAGCTTCAGGTCAGTCTGACGTAGGTAGTGTTAAATGACAACACAATTAATGTAAAACTATAAAACTATAATTATCGTCAAAGGGAGGGAATAAACTACCAGCGTTATCACCACCacggaggcgggggggggggggaaaccgATGAATAAGACTAGCAGCAACCTACGGCAAATCCTCCATTTTCCCGCCGCCTTTAACGGCCCCGCCAAGGGGCGGGCCTTATAGGGGGCCGGCAGGAGGTGGGACTAGTGGCTTGACAGACGGTTTGGCAGCCAATAGAGCGTGAGGACGGGCATGACGTCTGTTGGGAGCgagataataggaagtgcagatgctggagagtgtgagataacaaagtgtggggctggatggacacagtaggtcaagcagcgtctcaggagggcaaaagctggcatttctggcctggacccttcatcagaaaagggagatggagagagggttctgaaatacatagggagagagggggaggtggaccgaagatagaggagaagataggtggaggagacagacaagttaaagggggagggatggagcctgcagaggtgagtgtaggtggggagaagggaggggataggtcagtctggggaggatggtcaggtcaagggggtggggatgaggttaggaggtaggcaGTGGAGATGGCACTTGAGatggggattggtgagaggaagaacaggttagggaggtgaggatgagctgggGGGTCAGGGGATTCACTCATTAACAACACTCCACCCCCAGAACCCTGTGTTACTggctgtatccctactgatgttaatccctctccctcacactgtcactcagtaacccctctcccccccccagggccctgtgttactgactgtatccctactgatgttaatccctctccctcacactgtcactcagtaacccctctcccctccagcgccctgtgttactgactgtatccctactgatgttaatccctctccctcacactgtcactcagtaacccctctcccccccagcgccctgtgttactgactgtatccctactgatgttaatccctctccctcacactgtcactcagtaacccctctttccccccccccccagcgccctgtgttactgactgtatccctactgatgttaatccctctccctcacactgtcactcagtaacccctctcccccccagcgccctgtgttactgactgtatccctactgatgttaatccctctccctcacactgtcactcagtaacccctctcccccccagcgccctgtgttactgactgtatccctactgatgttaatccctctccctcacactgtcactcagtaacccctcttccccccgcccccagcgccctgtgttactgactgtatccctactgatgttaatcccactccctcacactgtcactcagtaacccctcttccCCCCAGAACCCTGTGTAACTGACTGTATTCCTTCTGTTGTTCATCCCACTCCCTCacagtcactcagtaacccctcttccCACAGAAtgctgtgttactgactgtatccatactgatgttaatccctctccctcacactcagtGACACACCCTCCCAGAGCCcggtgttactgactgtatctctgtTGATGGTAATCCCATTGTCTCACACTGTTACTCAGTAATGCTGGCTGTTGGGattgattctctctgtcacagGTCTGTTTGAGTGCTGTTGGTCTTTGTGGCGATTGCTTGCCTATTTCCATCGTGTGAATGAGGCCCCACAGCAGTAACATGATTTCAGTTACCGTGAAAACTGAAAAAGCAGGTAGGCTTGAACTAACTGCCCTTCTCGGTGCTGGCTCCTATCTCTTCATCATTCCTTATCCCTTTCCTTCCCCATCATGACTCCCTCACCCTGAATTTATTCTGTGTTTCAAGTTCAGCAAGTATGGTCTCCCTCCAGTACCGAAGATAAGGTTTAAACATTCAAATAGGATGACAGAGTGAAACTGTTTCTTCTGCAGGGGAGCagagagttcagaagaagggACACTCTGTCCAAATCCCGGCTCGATCCACGTGAGACGGTGAGGAGGTTAGAGAGAATGAGAGGAAGGAAATTCAGGACCTCTCTCTTGGTATGCACAGCAATTTTTGGTTCATTGAGACAATTGCATGGAGGATGCTGactggtctcctcctgttcctgtgctacagGCTCGAGGAGGGGGCTGACTGGCATtctgctgttcctgtgctgcaggcTTGAGGAGGGGCAATCTGGTCTCCTGTTCCTgtgaaggaggaggtggtgaATTTTTCACTGCTGCAGCATTGCTTCTACTCAGCAGGTGGTGGTGCTGAGCGATGGCTAAATCTGCATTAGAACAGACAGAACAGGGGAACAGGCCAGGTAAGGGAGGCAGCTCTAGACCCCTAGAGTTAGTCGGTGGCTAGGAGCAAGAGCAAGGACTGAAATAGTAGCTCTGCAGCAGGAAAGTGTTTGGAAAGGTTTGTGAGGGCAGAGAAATAAAAAGACCCCTGTTCTTACTGTCACCAGCTCAGGACAATCTGTGTAGCTAATGAAAGGCTTCCTTTTTTGAAGTGAGGACTCTGTTGCAATGGAAAatttcctcagcgctgaccgtccaaCAGCGCTGCACTCTCTTGGTACCCTGTTTACTTATTCCTTTGTGTAACAAAGTTTAGTCTCTTACATGGTTTCTGTGAGTTGCAGATCTTGAGGCTTCGACAGCTCGTAATCGTTTAGATGCAGTCCTCCAGTGTCTGGTTGAGAAGAGTGATATTGAGAGGTAAGTGTTTAGTTTTCCTTTGATTTGGACTAATTCACTTGGACATTGCCATTGatctctaaataaaaaccaaaagaactgtggatgctgtaaatcgggaacaaaaacaaagttgctggaaaagttcagtagatctggtagcatctgtggaggcgaaaacagagttaacgtttcaggttctgaggaagggtcaccggacccaaaacgttaactctgttttctcctccacaggtgctgccagacctgctgagcctttccagcagctTTGATTTTGTTCCATTGATCTCTATCTGTGTGGCAACAAAAACTCTTCAGTTCTGGCTGACAGTCCCTCGCTGACAGCCATTGAGCTCTCTTTTGTGCTCATGACTGTAACTAACAGTGTGTCTAGCTCTCTGTTATTTCACTTTTTGTTTCTGTGCTCACTATTATAACTGACAATGATTCTCGTtctcagctgtttcagtttttctgTTCACTGTTGTAACTGTTTTGTTGTCTTGTGTTTCCATGCCCGTTACTGTCACTCAGCCTTCTCTTTCTGTTTCGGTTTCTGTGCCCACTGTTGTAACTGAGTGCCCCTCTGCGGTTTCGGTTTCTGTGCCCACTGTTGTAACTGAGTGCCCCTCTGCGGTTTCGGTTTCTGTGTCCACTGTTGTTACTGAGTGCCCCTCTGCGGTTTCGGTTTCTGTGCCCACTGTTGTAACTGAGTGCCCCTCTGCGGTTTCGGTTTCTGTGTCCACTGTTGTTACTGAGTGCCCCTCTGCGGTTTCGGTTTCTGTGTCCACTGTTGTTACTGAGTGCCCCTCTGCGGTTTCGGTTTCTGTGTCCACTGTTGTTACTGAGTGCCCCTCTGCGGTTTCGGTTTCTGTGTCCACTGTTGTAACTGAGTGCCCCTCTGCGGTTTCGGTTTCTGTGTCCACTGTTGTAACTGAGTGCCCCTCTGCGGTTTCGGTTTCTGTGTCCACTGTTGTAACTGAGTGCCCCTCTGCGGTTTCGGTTTCTGTGTCCACTGTTGTTACTGAGTGCCCCTCTGCGGTTTCGGTTTCTGTGTCCACTGTTGTTACTGAGTGCCCCTCTGCGGTTTCGGTTTCTGTGTCCACTGTTGTTACTGAGTGCCCCTCTGCGGTTTCGGTTTCTGTGTCCACTGTTGTTACTGAGTGCCCCTCTGCGGTTTCGGTTTCTGTGTCCACTGTTGTTACTGAGTGCCCCTCTGCGGTTTCGGTTTCTGTGTCCACTGTTGTTACTGAGTGCCCCTCTGCGGTTTCGGTTTCTGTGTCCACTGTTGTAACTGAGTGCCCCTCTGCGGTTTCGGTTTCTGTGTCCACTGTTGTAACTGAGTGCCCCTCTGCGGTTTCGGTTTCTGTGCCCACTGTTGTAACTGAGTGCCCCTCTGCGGTTTCGGTTTCTGTGCCCACTGTTGTAACTGAGTGCCCCTCTGCGGTTTCGGTTTCTGTGCCCACTGTTGTAACTGAGTGCCCCTCTGCGGTTTCGGTTTCTGTGCCCACTGTTGTTACTGAGTGCCCCTCTGCGGTTTCGGTTTCTGTGCCCACTGTTGTAACTGAGTGCCCCTCTGCGGTTTCGGTTTCTGTGCCCACTGTTGTAACTGAGTGCCCCTCTGCGGTTTCGGTTTCTGTGCCCACTGTTGTAAAAGACAGCGTCTCTCACTCTCTGCTGTTTCAGATACCAGGCTGATGATGAGATTGTGAAACCTGTGCTTTCCGATCTACAGAGCAAGTGAGTTTGTCCTGTGCTGTGGGAGCCTTCTGTGTGCTGATTTGGGTTGGTACCTCCTACAGATGGGTAGACTATCCCATCTCATGCTGGAACCCCTCTGTCTGATAGAATCAGATTCCAATATTCAGCTGACCCCCTCTGACCACAATCCATTGATATTTAAAACAGAAaccgagagagggagtgtgggtggggtgggagaaagagatcagtaagagagagagggattggggCTAACAGAAatttatggagctggaggaagaggAGATGGGGTGAGTTggagttggagggagaggtagagggtcagtggagctgaagagagggagagagagagaggggagctGGAGAAAGTGAGAGCGAGGCCTGGGACTGATCAGGGGGTTAAGTGGTGACacaaggagggggagagagaggagggaagggggagggggagggagagacgagGAGGGGAGAGAGCGCAGTGGGGTGGaattggggagggagggagtaggTGGTAGCAGGGAGGGAGAAGTGTAGAACTGGGAAGGGagggggatgtaggggttggagaaagagagatggagagagctgAGTAGAGCTGTGGCTGGGGtccggcgggggggggggggggggggtgcggggtggtggCATTGTggaggaggagagagaagaagagagaagtgggactgaaaagaaagaaagagtggGACGGGAGAGGTATGTTACACGGAGAGGGAAAGCAGTAGAGAACAATTGGTGAGGAATTGAGACTGGACGGAAGGAGAGGGGTCTGGATGAGAAGAAAGAACAGACTAGAGTAGCGAGAAAGATGCAATTTCCTGCCTCTGATTcatttgctgttttgttttacagAGATTCCTCACCAGCATCAGCAGGAAAAAGGTGAGATTGATACTGGTGGCTCCCTTCTCATTATCACCTCATTAATCCCCTGTTCCTTCCTTGGCATCACCATTCACTTCGCCCTGACTCTCGCTCACCACTGTTTGGTGATTTACCCTGTCCtttctcttccacacacactctcacacttgcTCACTCAgatacacacgtgcacacactttctctctctctcttcccctaccctctctctctcgcacacgcaccgTGTCTTCCTCTACCTCCCCCTCACTACATCtctctcaaaatctcccctgcctgACTTCATCTCATCAGCTATTCTTCGGTTGCTGTTCCAGAGCCTCAACTCGGTTCCCGCATCAAAGACGCAAGAAGAGGAAGGAAACTGATGATGCTGCATATGAGGGAAGCCACCAGAGGCCAAGTAAGATTTGGAGCGTGGGGACTGGGACAGGAGCAAGATTTAATCTGGAGCGCGGGGACTGGGATTGGAATGAGATTTAATCTGGAGCGTAGGGACTGGGACTCGAGTGAGATTTAATCTGCAGCGTGGGGACTGGGACTGGAATGAGATTTAGTCTGGAGCGTGGGGACTGGGACTGGAATGAGATTTAGTCTGGAGCGTGGGGACTGGGACTGGAATGAGATTTAGTCTGGAGCGTGGGGACTGGGATTGGAGTGAGATTTAATCTGGAGCGTGGGGACTGGGACTGGAATGAGATTTAATCTGGAGCgtggggactgggactgggactggaaTGAGATTTAATCTGGAGCGTGGGGACTGGGATTGGAGTGAGATTTAATCTGGAGCGCGGGGACTGGGACTGGAGTGAGATTTAATCTGGAGCGCGGGGACTGGGACTGGAATGAGATTTAATCTGGAGCGCGGGGACTGGGACTGGAATGAGATTTAGTCTGGAGCGTGGGGACTGGGATTGGAGTGAGATTTAGTCTGGAGTGTGTACCTCATGTGAATTAAGAATCTCAGTAATTTGTGGCTGGAATGAGATGTTATGGAGTGTAATGTTTTGGATCTTACATGGGATTGGTCTGTAATGAATTGTAATGGGAAATAATGGAGTTGATAATGCGGGATTGTGATTTGTTGGCTGTaagagagagggaagtggaatgTGCCTTAACATGGGTCTGTGCTGGGAAATGAGCTGTATAGAGACTGTGGAATCGACAGGGTTATGCTGGGCTGGAATGAGGCATTCTTGTGGAGAATCACCGCAACCGGATGAATTGATTGGCTGTGGAGGGTTATAATGAAGGCCTGTAATGGTGAAGACCTGTAACTGGATGTTGCCTAGACTCTTGGAGACTGAGGTGCTGTGCTGTGTTCTGTAGATGCCTATACTATGAAGCTGTTTGACCGGAGCGTTGACCTGGCTCAGTTTAATGAGAATACACCTCTTTACCCCATCTGCCGAGCTTGGATGAGGAATAACCCCAGCCTTCGGGAAGGAGCGCACAGCCCGAGTCCCCAGCCACCTGCAGCACTGGAAGATGAGGAGGTGAGGAGCTGTCTCACACCAACGCGAATTTTCTTGAGGATCTAAGTATGAGGGTAGATAAGGGGGAACCAGTGTGGAGTTCTGAAAGCCATTCACTGAAGTTCATTCTTCATTCTTGGTATGTAGCCATGCTTACAACTCTTTCCCAATTCAAGAACTAACTTTATAGTCACATGTTTACAAAtccttgtccttgagaaggtggggttgaGATGCCTCCTCGAACCACCACAGTATgtgtgctgcaggttgacccacaatgtctcatggggaaggaattccaggattttgatggaggggattctgtgatggtaagGGCAAAGATGAGATTGATTCTTGTcaatgatggtcatagcctgataTCTGTGTGGCCGTGAATGTTacgccacttgtcagctcaagcctgggtACTGTCCGTTTgaacagactgcttcagtatctgaggagtggtgaatggtgctgaacgttgtactatcatcggcaaacttctgaccttatgatggagggaaggttattgatgaggAATACAAATGTTTACCAGGCTCTCTCCGTGTCTGAGCAGTGATTTATGTTTTTCTGTTTTAACAGGTTGCAGAAGTGATGAATGGAAAGTGTCAGGATATTTATAGACTGCCCGTGCCAACTCCCTGCTCACTGAACACACGTGGATATCCGATCAATCTCCGTGTTCCATCACCACTGCCTCCCACAGAGAAACAACTTGATATCAGCATGGTAACCCACAGCCAGCTATGCAGCAATCCCCCACACAGTGACAGTGATGAGGCGGGGGTCCGTGTCTGTGACATCCCCCTGACACGGTGAATCGGGTGGGGGTCCGTGTCTGtgacatccccccccccccccccgactccggACACGGTGAATCTGGCGGGGGGTCCGTGTCTGcgacattcccccccccccccaacacggTGAATCGGGCGGGGGGGGTCTTGTGTCTGTGACTCCCCCACATGGTGGTGGGGCAGGGCCTgtgtctcccctccccaccccctcccccaacatggTGACAGGTCCAggagtctgtgtctgtgactcCCCCCAACAAGGTGAACGGGGCAGgggtctgtgtctgtctcttttctctctcctccccccccccccaaacacagtGACGGGGCGGGGGGACTGTGTCTGTGACTCCCCCACATAGTGATGGGGCAGGGTCTgtgtctcccctccccaccccctcccccaacatggTGACAGGTCCAggagtctgtgtctgtgactcCCCCCAACAAGGTGAACGGGGCAGgggtctgtgtctgtctcttttctctctcctcccccccccccccccaaacacagtGACGGGGCGGGGGGACTGTGTCTGTGACTCCCCCACATAGTGATGGGGCAGGGTCTGTGTCTCCCTTCCACAGCCCCCCACCAACACGGTGACGGGGCGGGGTCTGTGTCTGTGACACATCCCCCCCCAACCTGGTGACGGGGTGGGGGCTCTGTGTCTGTGActcctcctcttttccccccccccacccaagcaAACGGTGACAGGGCAGGCGTCTGTCTCCCCCACacaatggtggggtgggggtttctAACCCAATAAGTCTTTCTCTGTTCCCTTTCAGAGTCGCAATAATGCTCCTGGGGTGCCCACCTTACTCTACAACCACATGGATCGCTGGAAGAAGATTCGACAGAGGTGAGCTGGACCATTTCAAGCTGTCTATTGCACATCACCCATCTAGATCTCACTTGAACAAGCACACCCTCTTTCCCACTCCCTCACCCAATTACTCCCATACTTCAACCCCAATGGTCTCAAACCCCTTTTTTTTTCCACATCTGCTCTgcaccttcccattcactccttctctcacagtccccattgacccaaaccccttcccattcactcctgcTCTACACTGTCCCAGTGGACCCCCAAacccccttccccgttcactcccgctctacaccatccccatggacccaaacccccttccccgttcactcccacaGTACAGAATTCCAGTGGACCCTGATCATTTTCACAATATGTGTAACTGCATTTTTGTTTAACTGTGGGCCTGAATTTGATGGGAACAGCCCCAGTTGGTCTCGACTTGCCTGACCTTCCTGTGTTGTCTTTCTGTAGGTGGAGAGAAGCATCTCACAGGAACCAGTATCGTTACAGAGACAGCATGAAGATCCTGAAGGAAATGTTTGAGCGTCAGTGAGGGCTCCCAGGACCTCCAGTCCCTGCTTGTGACCAAGTATTGCAGTTGCAATGCCTTCGGTGCCCGTTATCTGCCCAGTTCAAGGACCGAGCCCTGAGGGACTGTTGTTTTGCCTACTGGGCCCAGGTTGGAGATGACCACAGTTGTTTTTGGCACTTTGTTTATGCCTCCCCATAAGCTTTGTTTTCTTGGCTTCGGTCCTGAGCCACAGGAAGCAGCTACATTAGTCACCTGTTGCTTGCTGTGGGTTGTTGGCTCCTGGCTGAACTGAGAGGAGCTGAGCATGCTGTGGGCTCTGGGATAACTAACTTCCAGCTCCTCCTGGAGACACGCTGTGGCCTTGCTGTTGCAGCTGAGTTGATTGTTACGGATCTGCTCATCTCACCTCGTCTTTTATGGGTGAGCAATCGACTTTAATAGGTGTACACATTCCCACTTGTACATGTGCCTGTGGGTCTCTGTACACATATTGATATGTATGTGCAATTGTGACTGTTCAACTGACTATACATGTCAGAAAcataaactgaaattgctggaaaagctcagcacagttaacgttttgggtctggtgacccttcctctgaattgaggaagttctgaggaagggtcaccggactcaaaatgttaactctgacttctcttcacagatgctgccagaccagctgagcttctccagcaacttctgttcttgtttctggtttacagcatctgcagttctgtcagACTTTGTCTGCGTATGACAGTGTTTGTATAGATCGCCTGTGGGCGAGGATATGTTTCTTTGCGATACCTGTTGCTGTCATTTGTGTacctgtgtctgtgcgtgtgcgttgATGTTTATGGTTGAACTGTCCGGATTTGACCGCAAACCACTCTGTGAGATTACTAATTAGCATTGCCACACTCCAGGCCCTCCAACAGCCTTGGTATTATGAACACACCGTAGGGTCCAAACAGAGCAAATACAGTACCCCCTTTCACACTAATGCTTCGAGCCGGCCTGGGGCACAACCATGCGGGTCAGAATAAACACACTTTTTGACCCTAGCAGTTTGGAGCTTGGATTTCTGACTGGTGTCTCAAATTAATATTTACAAATGTAACATTGCTGCAAGAGAAAATTTAAAAAGTGCTTTCAATTAGGTCTGCTTCAGTTGTTCAGGTCTGTACAATATGGTTCAAAATAAATAGTCACCCTTCAAACCAGCCAGACAATTTACTCCTGAGTGAGATGTGAGG carries:
- the lin37 gene encoding protein lin-37 homolog isoform X1, translating into MRPHSSNMISVTVKTEKADLEASTARNRLDAVLQCLVEKSDIERYQADDEIVKPVLSDLQSKDSSPASAGKRASTRFPHQRRKKRKETDDAAYEGSHQRPNAYTMKLFDRSVDLAQFNENTPLYPICRAWMRNNPSLREGAHSPSPQPPAALEDEEVAEVMNGKCQDIYRLPVPTPCSLNTRGYPINLRVPSPLPPTEKQLDISMSRNNAPGVPTLLYNHMDRWKKIRQRWREASHRNQYRYRDSMKILKEMFERQ
- the lin37 gene encoding protein lin-37 homolog isoform X2 encodes the protein MAKSALEQTEQGNRPDLEASTARNRLDAVLQCLVEKSDIERYQADDEIVKPVLSDLQSKDSSPASAGKRASTRFPHQRRKKRKETDDAAYEGSHQRPNAYTMKLFDRSVDLAQFNENTPLYPICRAWMRNNPSLREGAHSPSPQPPAALEDEEVAEVMNGKCQDIYRLPVPTPCSLNTRGYPINLRVPSPLPPTEKQLDISMSRNNAPGVPTLLYNHMDRWKKIRQRWREASHRNQYRYRDSMKILKEMFERQ